GCGGCTTTCTCTTCATGGGTGTAGCGCAGTCCGGCGGTCAGCGTCAGCCGCTCGGTCAGATCGTAGTCTCCGGCCATGAACAGCCCAAAGGTCTCAACCGCATAGATGCCGCCACCGTTGAATTCCGGCATGCCGCCAATATTGTCGCCGAAAAACCGCTGCTCATGATAGTCGAGATCGTTCTGAAAATAGTAGAAGCCGGTGGTCAGGAATAGGCGGTCGAGAAACACGCCGCTGTAGCGCAGCTCGTTGCTGAACTGCTCGGCGGCCTGGGCGCCGCCGCCGTGGAAGAAGGTGAGCGGCGTCGAGTCGGCATCGCTCAGCGCATCTCCCGCCCCCTCGCGCCAGCCGAAGATATTGGTCAGCGTCCCCTTGCCGAAGGGAATGTCCCAGTCGGCCCGGGCGTTGAAGAAGTTGATATAGGTCTTCAGGAAGCCGTCTTCGTTGACGGCGAAGTCGTGGCTGTCGCGGTCGAAGTTGAAAAGCGGATGGGACAGGCCGGACCCGTTGGTATGGTTCTGGCCCGCCGGGCCGTCGCCGTCGAGGTCCTGATATTCGTAGCGCAGCGTCAACCGCAGGGTGTCCAGGGGCTGCCAGGTGACGACTGGCCGCAGCATCAGCGTATCCTGGGCGCCGAACGCCTTGCCGTCGTACTCATTCTCAAACCAGCCCTGGTCCTGGTTGGAATAGACTGTGAAGCGGGCGCGCAAAGTCTTGGTCAGCGGGGCGTTGAGCGTGCCCGAGACGTACATGTTGGGCGCCTTGCCGCCGCCTTCGACCGTGCTGCGAACCGTGGCCTCATAGCGGTCGGTGGGGAGCTTGGTGTTGACCAGGATGGCCCCGCCTATCACATTGCGACCGAACAGAACGCCTTGCGGGCCGCGCAAGACCTCGATGCTCTCCAGGTCGAAGGCGTCGTACAGCACCCCCGCGTTCGTCCCCAGGTAGATGCCGTCAACGAAAACGCCGACCGTCGGATCGATGGACGGAATCGAGCTGTTGATGCCCAGGCCGCGCATCGAGAAATTCGCGATACCCCGCCCCACACCAGCGTCTTCGAGAGCCACATTCGGCATGCTGATCGACAGGTCACTCAGGTCGCGCAGCTTGAGGGCGTCAATCTGTTCGGCGTCGAAGGCGGTGATCGACAGCGGTACGTCCTGACTCGGCTGAGATCGTTTCTGAGCGGTCACGACCACATCCTCCAACAGGAAGGTGGTGTCGGAGGCGGCCGCTTCAGCTTCCGATCCGGTGTCTGCCGGTCTGGGAGTCTGGGCCTTGGCCGGCAATGCAACAGCCCCCAGCACCAGGACGACGCTTAGCGCAAGCAGACCCAGGACGGCCGGCGCCGACATTGCACACAGGTCCGCCTGTTGGTTTGCAGCCGTCTTGGCCACAGGATGCATGGTTCTTACTGTCGTATTCGTGGGTGTCCACACGCCCATAGGGCTATAGCGTGCGCTGCGCAGCCGGACAAGGGGGAAATGGATCGGGCGCGGCTCCTTCTGTTCCGCAGGGTGACGTAACCGACCGAGAGCATCTGCCAATTCGATTGATCACCGGGAGCAGCATGTTGCAAAGTCGTGTTGCTCTGCCACCTGCTGGGCTGTATCGTTCCTCTGAAACCCGTCTGATGGAGACACTCCAGTGATTACCATTATAAAAGACGCCAACGTCTATACGATGATCGTCCATTTTGAGATAGAGCCGGCACACCAAAATGATGCTGCCCGAGAATGCCAAGCGTCTGCGGGCCGGGGGGTATGTCACCCTCAACTTCGACTACCGTATCGTTCGAGACAGCAGACAACGCTCTGCGCCGGAACTGTAGGTCAGTGCAAATCCGGTCTGATAGGATCGTTTTCGTGAGGAGGGTGAATAGCGATGTCTCGATTCAATGGTTCCGTATTACTCGTCGGCAGTATTCCGGGCAAGGATGCCCATGACACCATGTCCAG
The nucleotide sequence above comes from Desulfurellaceae bacterium. Encoded proteins:
- a CDS encoding TonB-dependent receptor, with product MTAQKRSQPSQDVPLSITAFDAEQIDALKLRDLSDLSISMPNVALEDAGVGRGIANFSMRGLGINSSIPSIDPTVGVFVDGIYLGTNAGVLYDAFDLESIEVLRGPQGVLFGRNVIGGAILVNTKLPTDRYEATVRSTVEGGGKAPNMYVSGTLNAPLTKTLRARFTVYSNQDQGWFENEYDGKAFGAQDTLMLRPVVTWQPLDTLRLTLRYEYQDLDGDGPAGQNHTNGSGLSHPLFNFDRDSHDFAVNEDGFLKTYINFFNARADWDIPFGKGTLTNIFGWREGAGDALSDADSTPLTFFHGGGAQAAEQFSNELRYSGVFLDRLFLTTGFYYFQNDLDYHEQRFFGDNIGGMPEFNGGGIYAVETFGLFMAGDYDLTERLTLTAGLRYTHEEKAAEITNILRNGGTRCHIVDGPDCPSHFKDEASWNNLSPKIGLSYRFDDETLLYTHWARGFRSGGYNLRDSFYDVTRGLPDAQIALLERLGLKAARDLDAEAFDEERIDSFEIGFKKTFGSRGRLNAAFFYNFVDDLQRELSFGENLPVPDPDTGLPVITFVDGRPTIQTVQNIVQVIRNTADAEFWGLEVEGMFALTPSLIALGSLGYVEPDYTAVKFDLNRDGRLDAKDEDLKPPRAARWTYSLGLLHTLRVGSRYRLASRVTYAYRDKEYANDDNTGFNRQQKMLQAGLDIHINDGQWVVGLYGKNLLDSTRFGSDIQLPAGTFSPLMKGRVFGLEVTYHFTGV